The Schistocerca gregaria isolate iqSchGreg1 chromosome 2, iqSchGreg1.2, whole genome shotgun sequence genome contains the following window.
CACTTTTTAGAGGTCATGTATTTGGAGCAGATGGAGATCAATCGATGGGTCGaacggaaaataaataaatagttgagTATACATGGTCTCTAGATACGTGTTTCTGAAACATTGAAATGTTTTTACGGGTATTACCACTTTCCATTTGCgacagtgagacatggacttttGATTCGATAAACGAGCGTTTCTCATCAGTAAGTGGAGAGCTGCAGTATTGTAGACTTCTAAACGAGATAGGTGAGGAGGTTGGAGCATATAACGAAAGACAAATGTTCGCGTGCATTGTATGTAGCTAGGTAGATGACGACGATAAGAAAATGTTCGGCATTCCGCAGgtgataagaaaatattttgaaaaactttgTATTTTAAATTCATGTTAGATAATATAACCCAAGTCGTGCTATCAGGGACTATTTTTCATTTAATCCTGTTCGTGCCCAAGCACTGCCTTCTGTCTGATCAGCGACTGCGCTAATTCGTTACAAGAGTCTCTCTGTCATTGCAAGGAAGTTAATAAAGTATTACTCAAAATTTCAAATACAAACCTTTAAGAAAATTAAGCACTGACAGACGAGGATGGAAATTTTGCCTAGAGGAATATTCAGAACTTGTAGCAATATCATCTGGCGAGAACCTctagaataaaattaactgtataAAGTACAGTGTCCATAaagcggaaaagaagaaaatcaggTGTAAATTTCGGGAATGAACGCCCGCTGCGTCTGAGTAGTAACTTAATAGAAGCCATATGTATCTCCAAGGTATCGACTTTATTTATTATTGTAGGAACTTGGAAACAAAATCTCCAGCTAGAAGATACTGCAGTAATTGAATAATATTTTTTCTGAGTTATCATACGTGCAAATGAAAAATCAAGTGCATTTCAAGAACTAGAGTATCTGCGTTCTTAACCTAAGTTGTTTGTAAGAAACAGTATACCGCTGGAACAAGAGAACGTAGTATTCGAGCAGCGATAACAAACATTCGATTATAAAGATTATCTGTGACGAGTGTGATTTCTGGTGGATAAAAAAAACAAACCTGACACAGTTGACGTGTGGATGGCTACGTTTGATCTGTCAATTAATCGTTAGTGCATCAATGAAATTTCATTACAGAGGAACAGTAAGAATTCTGCCACACTGCCTATTACGTAACTGAAAAGAAGATATTATTGTGTGTTGTTATAAACGAAGTGTCACAGGAAGGTTTGTGTATGCTGTGTATCAGTCATCGACATCTCTGCTCAATATGTTATCATGTACAGCTGTGTTCCAGTTATCATGTACAGGTGTGTTCCAGTAATAAGCACACATTATTAAGACTGGGCAGAAAGAAGGAAGAACGTCTGTGCATTGACGATGTGCGTATTAAACTGATAAATGCATGAGTGCTGCGCTTGTGGAAGAGCTAACTTCAGATCGAAATGCAAGTGAGGAAAGTGAAAAAGGTAGTGCTCCTTTTCTTGTGTTCCCTTTCTTTTGCCGTTTTCTACTATTGCCTTAATGCAAACCGTCCAGCGGAAACTCACTATGGGACAGAATATGTTACAAAGAGTCGCTCAGCGACGCTCAAGGATTTGCTGATGTGGCTCCGATCTGTAGATTCCGCCCTGGATTCGCACATTGATTCTGGAAATGCTATAAAATTTAAAGAGTTGGATCATCTCGGCTGGTATAGGAAAAAGACTGGTGTCAAGATGTTGATAAAGTGGGTGGAACAAATGATTACTGATGAAGAACAAAGTACTACTGATGTAAATATTGCAATGGGTGAAGCTTCTGAGGTAGATGCTAACACAACGTTAAGGCTGCTGAAAAAAGCTGCTCAGACGAAACTCGCAGGCGATTCTCCAGTGATAGCTGTTCTTGTGTTGGCGTGTGACCGCGTCACAGTTAGTCGCTGCATAGACCAGCTCCTCAAACACCGACCATCCAAGCGTCAATTCCCTATTGTGGTGAGCCGAGACTGCGATCACATtgagactgctgcggtcatcgcctcctacactgaccgtagtGTCTTCAGCTTGCGGCAGCCGGACCAGTCCTCAATCGCCATACCGCATGAGGAGAAACATCTACTAGGGTACTACAAAGTGGCACGCCACTACCGCTGGCTCCTCAACCTCATATTCGACACCGTCGGCTTCGAATTCGCCATCGTCGTCGAGGACGACATCGACACTGCTCCAGATTTCTTCGAGTACTTCGCAGCGACGAGGAAGCTCCTCGAACGAGATCCATCCCTGTGGTGCGTCTCCGCGTGGAACGACAACGGGAAGTCCCACCTCGTGGATCTCGAGGCGGGGGCACTAATCCACCGCACCGACTTCTTCCCGGGTTTGGGCTGGATGCTGGCCCGGAAAGAGTGGGCTAGGTTGGCTCCAGGGTGGCCGAAAGCCTTCTGGGACGACTGGCTGCGTAGACCAGAGCAACGCCTCGGCCGCGCGTGTCTGAGGCCCGAGATCTCCCGGACGCGAGTGTTCGCAGCTTATGGCGTCAGCAGGGGCTACTACTTCGAGGAACACATCAGACGAGTAGTCCTCAGCAAGCATTTCGTGCCATTCACCCAGTTCCGCCTCGATCACCTGCTGAAGGACAACTACGACCCGCGTTTCAACAGGACTGTGAGTGGTAGCCCAGTGGTCACCAAGGAACAGCTCCTACGTCGTAGTATCACCGACAGCGGGCCTGTCCGGATCACGTACGGTTCGCAGTACAACTTTAGACAGGTGGCGCAAACCTTCCGACTGATGGATGACGTCAAAAGTGGTGTGCCCCGCACAGCCTATCAAGGGATTGTCACATTCATGTACAATGGGGTGAGGGTATATTTGGCTCCCAAGTATAGCTGGAAGGGGTACAATTACAACTGGAGTTAGCGCTTTGATAGACGTGATATTGTATGTGTTTTCCAAATTATGATATTATCTAGCTAGTATCAAGTGTTGTATGCAATAGTTTAGTACACACGTAGAATAGTGATACCGTAGGACCACTATTTATCACAGGTCACATTTTTCTACTGCTGTGTCCTGCAGTCATTAACAGTTGAATCCATTGTTCATATTCTTTGTGTATCGTTCTGGTTTCATTATAAGGCATCACTGGTATCTTCATTAATGCCCCTCATACTTCTTCATTATCTTGCTGGTATTTATTATTACAATCCATTTAACATTGCTTTCTGTTCTTTGTTGACGTATATAGGGCCGTGCGCATTCTGAAGCTGTCTTTGACACTATGAGTAGCTGACGTTTTGGTGCAAGAGGGCTACTGATACGACACTTTTCCCGCATAACTAACAACGCCCTAGTTTTAAATCGCCTTTCATTGTAAACAAAATACACTGCCAGCATATAACTGAAGCTAGGAGATTTTGACCTATAATCTAAGTTGACATCGGAAGTTCTAGGAAATGATGGGCACCGAAAAAACTATTTCACTTATATATTAAGGAAAGACGACGACCTGTGCAATTAAATGAAAATGAGTTATTTATTATAATGTAAGCGCGGCTAAAAGTGTATGCCTAAAGCTCGACATAGTGCATTGTAAAGAGGGAAGTTATTTTGTGTACTTCTGAAGGAAACTTACGATAGTATCTCCCACGCAGAAATTATTATAGCTGCGTCTTCTATTTACTACAGTAATAAATAGTACTTTAAAGAAGTCTGAGTACATTTTCTGTGATATAATATCAGAATTTCAACGCTTTTatgactgccattttgtttctctTTCGTTTTGTTTGTTAAATCATTAGTCAATTACGGCAGATGTTGTATACCATTGCGTATGGATGTAAATCGTGCGCAGGGTAGCTGTTGTGTGTATAATTGATATATTATAGCACTCTGCTTACAGTATGTATTATCTACAACGGCAGCATTTGTGCGAAGCAGTCATTCTATTGCGATCATTGTTTATTACAACTCACTTTTTTAGTCAATATCATATTGCAGTTATTGACAATTTCAGTCaataagttttgtttatttttccttGTGTAATGGTTGATAGAGAATACCAGAATATGTGATGCTATTCGTCAGCCTCGGCCCTTGATAAGATGGGAATGGCTCGTCTGCCGTCTTCTACTGATGCGtatttttaatttgatttcctTATAGCGTTATTCGTCGTCATATTTTCGTTTGTTTCGAGACAATTAAGAAAAAATCTCTGGTGTGTAAGACAAACAAATATTGTCTGTTATTTTACGGCGGAAATTCAATTACTTCGTCGCTTTATTTGTCTAACTATAAAAATGTATTCCCTCAGTTCGTGCTATGTATGACGGTCTCGTATACAGCTGTAGCACTTTTTAACGATACGAAACGTCTTCTTTTGACAAATGATGCGAATTCTTATTGCGATAATTTATTCAGTCAGATGTTGCTCCACGTATATATTCCTAACTATGTAAGGCAGTCTTCGCCATGTAAGTAAAGTGCGTTTTGTGGTACTTGCTTGGATTTGTTTACTATAAATATGTcctctttttcaaattttgaggtGTGTTCGTGGTATTTAGCTCATTGGTCGTATTATACATTCCTGAGGCATCGTTTCTCTTGCCGTACCTATATTCGATTCGCTTTCTCTCcgataaatatattttttcttattaATGTGTGATTGCACACCATACGTCTTGTAACCCGAAGTTTTATCTATCCCCATGGACTAAGTTCGCGTAATGAAAAGTGTTTCATTTATGTATGCTCCAAATTTGGCCATGGATTGGACGGTACAGTCAGCATGTTGTTCATATTCTCTGGCTGTTGCCCACTATATTCTAAATATATATAGTCGCGACACACACTGCTGCGAAAGTTAACGTTTGACAGCTTGCCCGAcgatagcgctccaagcggtgagaaagcagacatTCACATGTGTCGCAAggctaatgtttgtttttaataattattttactcAGTTAGGGAAATGACTATCATATTTTTGCGTTCCAGAAATAGTAAATTACCAAGACACATAAATTGttataaagtaaataacaaaaGAGAGGAATTccactgattcagtgacataaccTACAATTTGTCGATGAGAAAATACTTTAGAATACATGTATAACTGCCGCAGACTCCGCTGAAAGCAATACAACATAGATTTACCGTTTGATGCATGAGGAACATAGGCTATATTTCTGCTCCTGTCTGTTCTTACTAAGATATTGAGTTTTCttgacatgtatctattttgtctgGAATCTAAGAATTCATGATTTCTCACACTTTACTCGACTTTCCAATGTaccaatatttttgtaaatgaacTACTTGATCTTAGAAAGACGACTGTGATGAAAACTGTATCCGTTTGTGGCTCAGAGGTAGCAACAACTGCAGGATTACTGCTTCTGAAGTTTTGTTGTCACGTTTGTGTAATTTTCTCTTCAGGTACAGGTGTGATAGCTTATGTGATGTGTTAAAATAGTGTAAGTACTGCATTCCACATGCGTTTCCTACGTTCCACTTTCAGTGACTTATCTGAAGGTGTATAGAACGAAGCTTCACATCATTGGGTAGGAATATGACGTCTTTCTACGAAAAAGCCAGGTCTTCTGCTGTTTACTAGCGATATTGTTTTGTTCTTAAAGGGAAATCGCAGTTTTCAATTATTATCTGTAGGTTACAAGAGAATGGCAAATAAACTTCCCTCTGCTGTATCTATTCATGCCTCCCAGGGTCTTTAAGAAACTGCGGAAAGACAAATGTGATATCATTTTTAAGTTATTGTTACTGTTTATAGAACTACATTCGCTCCCTATTGTTAAAACTagattacaaatcaatataaacattACTACTCGCAGTCATCCATATCGTAATCAGAATTGTAGCTTCTTGGTAGCTTGGTGCGCTGCTATCGCAGTGGATGACAAAAACGAGACGCATTGTCACGACAGTCTTTTACACTGTGTGCTCTACGTCAGAGACTACTTAACATATTGAGTATATCGCTGACAGTTATTACCGCTATTACAAGGTATTAGAACTGAATTAAATAGCAAAAGGCCGTCTCAATACTGAGCGAAGCCCTAAGCTTTCTAGTAGCAACACTGACAAGGAGACTTTACCATAGAAAGGTGAACAAAATCACTTTACGTCGGCGTCATGGCAGACGCTTGCAGTACCATCACTAAACCCACATTAATAGATATCACAAACAGTCCGTACGGCGAAGGTATTTACAGTCAAGAAACGGGTTA
Protein-coding sequences here:
- the LOC126335725 gene encoding alpha-1,3-mannosyl-glycoprotein 2-beta-N-acetylglucosaminyltransferase-like → MWLRSVDSALDSHIDSGNAIKFKELDHLGWYRKKTGVKMLIKWVEQMITDEEQSTTDVNIAMGEASEVDANTTLRLLKKAAQTKLAGDSPVIAVLVLACDRVTVSRCIDQLLKHRPSKRQFPIVVSRDCDHIETAAVIASYTDRSVFSLRQPDQSSIAIPHEEKHLLGYYKVARHYRWLLNLIFDTVGFEFAIVVEDDIDTAPDFFEYFAATRKLLERDPSLWCVSAWNDNGKSHLVDLEAGALIHRTDFFPGLGWMLARKEWARLAPGWPKAFWDDWLRRPEQRLGRACLRPEISRTRVFAAYGVSRGYYFEEHIRRVVLSKHFVPFTQFRLDHLLKDNYDPRFNRTVSGSPVVTKEQLLRRSITDSGPVRITYGSQYNFRQVAQTFRLMDDVKSGVPRTAYQGIVTFMYNGVRVYLAPKYSWKGYNYNWS